The Streptococcus mitis genome has a segment encoding these proteins:
- a CDS encoding 6-phospho-beta-glucosidase: MTEKLTFPDGFLWGGATAANQCEGAYNLEGRGLANVDVVPIGPDREAIITGQKKMFSFEEGYFYPAKQAIDMYHHYKEDIALFAEMGFKTYRLSIAWTRIFPKGDETVPNEAGLAFYEDLFKECHKYGIQPLVTITHFDCPMHLITEYGGWRNRRMLDFYEKLCRTLFTRYKGLVKYWLTFNEINMILHAPFMGAGLCFEEGENQEQVKYQAAHYELVASALATKIAHEIDPENKVGCMLAAGQYYPNTAHPRDYWAAMEEDRKSYFFIDVQARGEYPNYAKKQWERERIEIQMTAEDLELLKDNTVDFVSFSYYASLVASGDPEVKELTAGNIFASLKNPYLESSEWGWQIDPLGLRITLNAIWDRYQKPMFIVENGLGAMDTPDENGHVADDYRIAYLEAHIKAMRDAIYQDGVDLLGYTTWGCIDLVSAGTGEMNKRYGFIYVDRDNAGHGSLKRSKKKSFYWYKDVIASNGASIE, encoded by the coding sequence ATGACCGAAAAACTGACTTTTCCGGATGGTTTCTTGTGGGGCGGAGCGACAGCTGCCAACCAGTGTGAGGGTGCTTATAATTTAGAAGGTCGTGGATTGGCGAATGTGGATGTCGTCCCCATCGGTCCAGATCGTGAAGCCATTATCACAGGTCAGAAAAAGATGTTTTCGTTTGAGGAGGGCTATTTTTACCCAGCCAAGCAAGCTATTGATATGTACCATCATTACAAGGAAGATATTGCCCTTTTTGCGGAAATGGGCTTTAAGACTTATCGTCTATCCATTGCTTGGACTCGGATTTTTCCTAAGGGCGACGAAACAGTGCCAAATGAAGCTGGTCTAGCCTTTTATGAGGATTTATTTAAGGAGTGCCACAAGTATGGTATCCAACCTCTGGTGACTATCACTCATTTCGACTGTCCTATGCACTTGATTACAGAGTACGGTGGATGGCGTAATCGTCGGATGTTAGACTTCTATGAAAAACTTTGTCGCACACTCTTTACCCGCTATAAGGGTTTGGTCAAATATTGGCTTACCTTTAACGAAATCAACATGATTCTCCATGCCCCTTTTATGGGAGCTGGGCTCTGTTTTGAAGAAGGTGAAAATCAAGAACAGGTTAAATATCAGGCTGCACACTATGAGTTGGTAGCTTCAGCTCTTGCGACAAAGATTGCCCACGAAATTGACCCAGAAAATAAGGTGGGATGTATGTTGGCTGCAGGGCAATACTATCCTAACACAGCCCATCCAAGAGACTACTGGGCAGCCATGGAGGAAGACCGCAAGAGTTACTTCTTCATTGATGTTCAAGCGCGTGGGGAATACCCAAACTACGCCAAGAAGCAGTGGGAGCGTGAGCGAATCGAGATTCAAATGACTGCAGAAGATTTAGAGTTGTTGAAGGACAATACTGTTGACTTTGTTTCCTTCTCTTACTATGCAAGTCTAGTAGCCTCAGGTGATCCAGAAGTTAAAGAATTAACTGCTGGAAATATCTTTGCCTCTCTCAAAAATCCTTATCTTGAATCCTCAGAATGGGGATGGCAGATTGACCCACTTGGTCTTCGTATCACCCTCAATGCTATCTGGGATCGTTACCAAAAGCCAATGTTCATCGTGGAAAACGGTCTAGGTGCTATGGATACACCGGATGAGAATGGTCATGTAGCAGATGACTATCGGATTGCTTACTTAGAGGCTCATATCAAGGCCATGCGAGATGCCATTTACCAAGATGGCGTTGACTTGCTTGGTTATACGACTTGGGGCTGTATCGATCTGGTTTCAGCTGGAACAGGCGAAATGAACAAGCGCTATGGCTTTATCTATGTAGATCGAGATAATGCTGGTCATGGAAGCCTCAAACGTAGCAAGAAGAAATCCTTCTACTGGTACAAGGATGTCATTGCCAGCAATGGTGCAAGCATTGAGTAG
- a CDS encoding VOC family protein: MNLNQLDIIVSDVPQVCADLERILDKKPDYVDDSFAQFTIGSHCLMLSQNHLIPLEDFQSGIILHIEVEDVDQNYQRLKELGIQVLNGPTVTDWGTESLLVKGPAGLVIDFYRMK, translated from the coding sequence ATGAATTTAAATCAATTAGATATTATCGTTTCAGATGTTCCCCAAGTCTGTGCTGACTTGGAGCGTATTTTGGATAAAAAGCCCGATTATGTTGATGACAGTTTTGCTCAGTTTACGATTGGCAGTCACTGTCTGATGTTGTCCCAAAATCATTTGATTCCTTTGGAAGATTTTCAGTCAGGAATCATTCTTCATATCGAGGTTGAGGATGTAGACCAGAATTACCAACGGTTGAAAGAACTTGGTATCCAGGTTTTAAACGGACCAACTGTAACCGATTGGGGAACAGAGTCCTTATTAGTTAAAGGGCCTGCTGGTCTAGTGATTGATTTTTATCGTATGAAGTAG
- the manA gene encoding mannose-6-phosphate isomerase, class I translates to MSEPLFLQSVMQEKIWGGTKLRDEFGYDIPSEKIGEYWAISAHPNGVSKVANGRYQGTDLATLYAEHRELFGNRPEPVFPLLTKILDANDWLSVQVHPDDAYGLEHEGELGKTECWYIIAADEGSEIIYGHNAKSKEELRQQIEDKNWDALLTKVPVKAGDFFYVPSGTMHAIGAGILILETQQSSDTTYRVYDFDRKDDNGNLRELHLEKSIDVLNIGEPANSRPVTIKADDLRSTLLVSNDFFAVYKWEITGKVDFEKTADYSLFSVLAGQGQLTVDGKNYPIQKGSHFILPSDVEAWTLEGQGLELIVSHP, encoded by the coding sequence ATGTCAGAACCATTATTTTTACAATCAGTTATGCAAGAAAAAATCTGGGGTGGAACCAAGCTACGTGATGAGTTTGGTTACGACATCCCAAGTGAAAAAATCGGAGAATATTGGGCCATCTCAGCCCATCCAAATGGAGTCTCTAAAGTTGCCAATGGACGCTACCAGGGAACAGACCTCGCTACTTTGTATGCGGAACATCGTGAATTGTTTGGCAATCGTCCTGAGCCTGTATTTCCACTTTTGACTAAGATTCTGGATGCCAACGACTGGCTCAGTGTCCAAGTTCACCCAGACGATGCCTATGGACTAGAGCATGAAGGTGAACTTGGAAAAACAGAATGCTGGTACATTATCGCAGCGGATGAAGGTTCAGAAATTATCTATGGTCACAATGCCAAGTCAAAAGAAGAACTCCGCCAGCAAATCGAGGACAAGAACTGGGATGCCTTGTTGACAAAAGTTCCTGTAAAGGCTGGAGATTTCTTCTATGTACCAAGTGGCACCATGCACGCTATCGGAGCAGGAATTTTGATTCTTGAAACTCAGCAATCTAGCGATACCACTTACCGTGTCTATGACTTTGACCGTAAGGATGATAATGGCAACTTGCGTGAACTTCACCTTGAAAAATCTATCGATGTCTTGAATATTGGCGAGCCTGCCAATAGCCGTCCTGTAACTATCAAAGCAGATGATTTACGTTCCACTCTCCTTGTATCCAATGATTTCTTTGCAGTTTACAAGTGGGAAATTACTGGAAAAGTTGACTTCGAAAAGACAGCTGACTACAGCTTATTCAGTGTCTTGGCTGGTCAAGGTCAACTAACTGTTGACGGGAAAAATTATCCAATCCAAAAAGGTAGCCACTTTATCCTACCAAGTGATGTTGAAGCTTGGACATTGGAAGGGCAAGGTCTGGAATTGATTGTTAGCCATCCATAA
- a CDS encoding lipopolysaccharide assembly protein LapA domain-containing protein, whose product MLKKFNELSLKDKAYLIGGLSLLVIVISFGLLNRQTVTVSLVFTQLSAPLILVIFTCLVIGIIAGSAIGISYHHNKTQDLRSRIAEAEATINIKDRELVQYEEQVQQLKQEAKQ is encoded by the coding sequence ATGCTAAAAAAATTTAATGAATTGTCACTGAAAGATAAGGCTTATCTAATTGGCGGTTTGAGCTTATTAGTCATTGTGATCTCATTTGGTCTACTCAATCGTCAAACAGTAACTGTCAGTCTTGTCTTTACACAACTATCTGCTCCCTTGATTTTGGTGATTTTTACTTGTCTAGTAATCGGGATCATTGCTGGTAGTGCTATTGGTATTAGCTATCACCATAACAAGACTCAAGATCTGAGAAGCCGCATTGCTGAAGCAGAAGCGACTATCAATATAAAAGACAGGGAGCTTGTCCAGTACGAGGAACAGGTGCAACAATTAAAACAGGAAGCCAAACAATAA
- a CDS encoding sodium-dependent transporter, whose product MSEKSQWGSKLGFILASAGSAIGLGAVWKFPYMTAANGGGGFLLVFLVSTILIGFPLLLAEFALGRSAGVSAIKTFGKLGKNSKYNFIGWIGAFALFILLSFYSVIGGWILVYLGIEFGKLFQIGGTGDYAQLFTSIISNPAIALGAQAAFILLNIFIVSRGVQKGIERASKVMMPLLFIIFVVIIGRSLSLPNAMEGVLYFLKPDFSKLTSAGLLYALGQSFFALSLGVTAMLTYASYLDKKTNLVQSGISIVAMNISVSIMAGLAIFPAMSAFNIQSEGGPSLLFIVLPQLFDKMPFGTIFYILFLLLFLFATVTSSVVMLEINVGNITNQDNSKRAMWSAILGILTFVFGIPSALSYGVMADVHIFGKTFFDAMDFLVSNLLMPFGALCLSLFTGYIFKKALAMEELHLDERAWKQGLFQVWLFLLRFIIPIIIIVVFIAQFM is encoded by the coding sequence ATGTCTGAAAAATCTCAATGGGGTTCTAAACTGGGCTTTATCCTAGCATCTGCTGGTTCAGCCATCGGACTTGGTGCCGTTTGGAAATTCCCCTACATGACTGCTGCTAACGGTGGAGGAGGCTTTTTACTGGTCTTTCTCGTTTCCACTATTTTAATCGGTTTCCCTCTCTTGCTTGCTGAATTCGCCCTCGGCCGAAGTGCTGGTGTCTCAGCAATCAAAACCTTTGGAAAACTAGGCAAGAATAGTAAGTACAACTTTATCGGTTGGATTGGTGCCTTTGCCCTTTTTATCCTTTTATCGTTTTACAGTGTTATTGGCGGCTGGATTTTAGTCTATCTAGGCATTGAGTTTGGAAAATTGTTCCAAATTGGTGGAACGGGGGATTATGCTCAGTTATTTACTTCAATCATTTCAAATCCAGCCATTGCCCTAGGAGCTCAAGCAGCCTTTATCCTATTGAATATCTTCATTGTATCACGTGGGGTTCAAAAAGGGATTGAAAGAGCTTCGAAAGTCATGATGCCCCTGCTCTTTATCATCTTTGTCGTCATCATCGGTCGTTCTCTCAGTTTGCCAAATGCCATGGAAGGGGTTCTTTACTTCCTAAAACCAGACTTCTCTAAGCTGACAAGTGCTGGTCTCCTCTATGCTCTGGGACAATCTTTCTTTGCCCTCTCACTAGGGGTTACAGCCATGCTGACCTATGCTTCTTACTTGGATAAGAAAACCAATCTGGTCCAGTCAGGAATTTCTATTGTAGCCATGAACATCTCGGTATCCATCATGGCGGGTCTAGCCATTTTCCCAGCCATGTCAGCCTTCAATATCCAATCTGAAGGAGGACCGAGCCTGCTCTTTATCGTCTTGCCTCAACTCTTTGACAAGATGCCTTTTGGAACCATTTTCTACATCCTCTTCCTCTTGCTCTTCCTCTTTGCGACAGTCACTTCTTCCGTCGTTATGCTGGAAATCAATGTAGGCAATATCACCAATCAGGACAACAGCAAGCGTGCCATGTGGAGTGCCATTTTAGGAATTTTGACCTTTGTCTTTGGAATTCCTTCAGCCCTATCTTACGGTGTCATGGCGGATGTTCACATCTTTGGGAAGACCTTCTTTGACGCTATGGACTTCTTGGTTTCCAATCTCCTCATGCCATTTGGAGCTCTCTGCCTTTCACTTTTTACAGGCTATATCTTTAAAAAAGCTCTTGCCATGGAGGAACTCCATCTCGATGAAAGAGCATGGAAACAGGGACTGTTCCAAGTCTGGCTCTTCCTTCTTCGTTTCATCATTCCAATCATCATCATCGTGGTCTTCATCGCCCAATTTATGTAA
- a CDS encoding SemiSWEET family transporter: MSEKQMKILGWVATFMSVMMYVSYFPQIMNNLAGQKGNFIQPLVAAINCSLWVYYGLFKKERDIPLAAANAPGIIFGLVTVITALI, translated from the coding sequence ATGTCTGAAAAACAAATGAAAATTTTAGGTTGGGTAGCGACCTTTATGTCTGTTATGATGTATGTGTCTTACTTCCCACAAATCATGAACAATCTGGCTGGTCAAAAAGGAAATTTCATCCAGCCCTTGGTTGCTGCCATCAACTGTAGTCTCTGGGTTTACTACGGTCTTTTCAAAAAAGAAAGAGATATCCCCCTTGCAGCAGCTAATGCACCAGGTATTATTTTTGGCCTAGTGACGGTTATTACAGCTTTGATTTAA
- the spxB gene encoding pyruvate oxidase, with translation MTQGKITASAAMLNVLKTWGVDTIYGIPSGTLSSLMDALAEDKDIRFLQVRHEETGALAAVMQAKFGGSIGVAVGSGGPGATHLINGVYDAAMDNTPFLAILGSRPVNELNMDAFQELNQNPMYNGIAVYNKRVAYAEQLPKVIDEACRAAVSKKGPAVVEIPVNFGFQEIDENSYYGSGSYERSFIAPALNEVEIDKAVEILNNAERPVIYAGYGGVKAGEVITELSRKIKAPIITTGKNFEAFEWNYEGLTGSAYRVGWKPANEVVFEADTVLFLGSNFPFAEVYQAFKNTEKFIQVDIDPYKLGKRHALDASILGDAGQAAKAILDKVNPVESTPWWRANVKNNQNWRDYMNKIEGKTEGELQLYQVYNAINKHADQDAIYSIDVGDTTQTSTRHLHMTPKNMWRTSPLFATMGIALPGGIAAKKDNPDRQVWNIMGDGAFNMCYPDVITNVQYDLPVINVVFSNGKYAFIKDKYEDTNKHLFGCDFPNADYAKIAEAQGAVGFTVDRIEDIDAVVAEAVKLNKEGKTVVIDARITPHRPLPVEVLELDPKLHSEEAIKDFKEKYEAEELVPFRLFLEEEGLQSRAIK, from the coding sequence TTGCAGCGGTTATGCAAGCTAAATTCGGCGGCTCAATCGGGGTTGCAGTTGGTTCAGGTGGTCCAGGTGCGACTCACTTGATTAACGGTGTTTACGATGCAGCTATGGATAACACTCCATTCCTAGCAATCCTTGGATCACGTCCAGTTAACGAACTCAACATGGATGCTTTCCAAGAATTGAACCAAAACCCAATGTACAACGGTATCGCTGTATACAACAAACGTGTAGCTTACGCTGAGCAATTGCCAAAAGTAATCGACGAAGCTTGCCGTGCTGCAGTTTCTAAAAAAGGTCCAGCTGTTGTTGAAATCCCAGTAAACTTCGGTTTCCAAGAAATCGACGAAAATTCATACTACGGTTCAGGTTCATACGAACGTTCATTCATCGCTCCTGCTTTGAACGAAGTTGAAATCGACAAAGCTGTTGAAATCTTGAACAATGCTGAACGTCCAGTTATCTATGCTGGTTACGGTGGTGTTAAAGCTGGTGAAGTGATTACTGAATTGTCACGTAAAATCAAAGCACCAATCATCACAACTGGTAAAAACTTTGAAGCCTTTGAATGGAACTATGAAGGTTTGACAGGTTCTGCTTACCGTGTTGGTTGGAAGCCAGCCAACGAAGTGGTCTTTGAAGCAGACACAGTTCTTTTCCTTGGTTCAAACTTCCCATTTGCTGAAGTTTACCAAGCATTCAAGAATACTGAAAAATTCATCCAAGTGGATATCGACCCTTACAAACTTGGTAAACGTCATGCCCTAGACGCTTCAATCCTTGGTGATGCAGGTCAAGCAGCTAAAGCTATCCTTGACAAAGTGAACCCAGTTGAATCTACTCCATGGTGGCGTGCAAACGTTAAGAACAACCAAAACTGGCGTGATTACATGAACAAAATCGAAGGTAAAACTGAGGGTGAATTGCAATTGTATCAAGTTTACAATGCAATCAACAAACATGCTGATCAAGACGCTATCTACTCAATCGACGTAGGTGACACTACTCAAACATCTACTCGTCACCTTCACATGACACCTAAGAACATGTGGCGTACATCTCCACTCTTTGCGACAATGGGTATTGCCCTTCCTGGTGGTATCGCTGCTAAGAAAGACAATCCAGATCGCCAAGTATGGAACATCATGGGTGACGGTGCATTCAACATGTGCTACCCAGACGTTATCACAAACGTTCAATACGACCTTCCAGTTATCAACGTTGTCTTCTCAAATGGTAAATATGCCTTCATCAAGGACAAATACGAAGACACAAACAAACACTTGTTTGGTTGTGACTTCCCTAATGCTGACTATGCGAAAATCGCTGAAGCTCAAGGTGCTGTAGGATTTACAGTTGACCGTATCGAAGACATCGATGCAGTTGTTGCAGAAGCTGTTAAACTCAACAAAGAAGGTAAAACTGTTGTGATCGATGCTCGCATCACTCCACACCGTCCACTTCCAGTAGAAGTACTTGAATTGGATCCAAAACTTCACTCAGAAGAAGCAATCAAAGACTTCAAGGAAAAATACGAAGCAGAAGAACTCGTACCATTCCGCCTCTTCTTGGAAGAAGAAGGATTGCAATCACGCGCAATTAAATAA